From a region of the Helicobacter hepaticus ATCC 51449 genome:
- the murD gene encoding UDP-N-acetylmuramoyl-L-alanine--D-glutamate ligase — translation MHISIFGYGVTTTPLVSFLNQQGHTLHIYDDKFTQAHNDDFGNTLLPSNDFIPEHSDKEILSPGIPPSHPLVCKAQHLISEYDYFYRLLQNDVNTHKKDMPFMIWISGTNGKTTTTEMTTLLLEPFNAQSGGNIGTPLAMLYTSNPKIWVLETSSFSLHYTHDAYPKIYALLPVKEDHISWHGSFENYIDDKLSPLKRMDSYTYAIIPSEFEHHNFIKDFKGTLISYKSTQDLAQKCSISLQDINFKEPFLLDAIIALSIAKLAFKADDIARLNTFQIGAHRIAEFYDKFNRLWVDDSKGTNVDATIQAIARYIHTHIIIILGGDDKGANLTPLFEFMKDKDIEIISIGANEERLCSFAQEYHIPITPCKDIYKAMDCIKKKRDTNAKDVVLLSPAAASLDQFSSYKQRGEIFTQLALQM, via the coding sequence ATGCATATAAGTATTTTTGGCTATGGCGTTACAACAACGCCCCTTGTAAGCTTTCTCAACCAGCAAGGGCACACTCTTCACATTTATGATGATAAATTTACTCAAGCTCATAATGATGATTTTGGCAATACCTTGCTCCCTTCAAATGATTTTATTCCAGAACATAGCGATAAAGAGATTCTTAGTCCGGGTATCCCCCCCTCTCACCCATTAGTGTGCAAAGCCCAACACCTCATTAGCGAATATGACTATTTTTATAGGCTTTTGCAAAATGATGTGAATACTCACAAAAAAGATATGCCTTTTATGATATGGATTAGTGGCACAAATGGTAAAACCACCACTACAGAAATGACAACACTTTTGCTTGAGCCATTCAATGCACAAAGTGGGGGCAATATCGGCACACCTCTTGCTATGCTTTATACAAGCAATCCAAAAATATGGGTGCTTGAGACAAGCTCTTTTAGCTTGCATTATACGCACGATGCCTATCCTAAAATCTACGCCTTATTGCCCGTCAAAGAAGACCATATCAGTTGGCACGGAAGCTTTGAAAATTATATTGATGATAAGCTTAGTCCGCTTAAGCGTATGGATTCCTACACTTACGCAATTATTCCCAGTGAATTTGAACATCATAATTTTATAAAAGATTTTAAAGGCACACTTATTAGCTACAAATCTACGCAGGATTTAGCCCAAAAATGTAGCATTTCTCTTCAAGATATTAACTTCAAAGAGCCATTTTTACTTGATGCCATCATAGCCCTTAGTATCGCTAAGCTTGCCTTTAAAGCCGATGATATTGCACGATTGAATACCTTTCAAATAGGAGCACATAGAATCGCTGAATTTTATGATAAATTCAATCGTTTGTGGGTTGATGATAGCAAAGGCACGAATGTCGATGCAACCATTCAGGCTATCGCACGATACATACATACACATATTATTATCATACTAGGTGGCGATGACAAAGGAGCAAATCTCACACCACTCTTTGAGTTTATGAAAGATAAAGATATTGAAATTATAAGCATTGGCGCGAATGAAGAACGCTTATGTTCTTTTGCTCAAGAATATCATATCCCCATTACACCTTGTAAAGACATCTATAAAGCTATGGATTGCATAAAGAAAAAACGCGATACGAATGCCAAAGATGTTGTGCTTCTCTCTCCTGCCGCTGCAAGCTTAGATCAATTTAGCTCTTATAAACAAAGAGGAGAGATTTTTACACAATTAGCTCTCCAAATGTAA
- the eptA gene encoding phosphoethanolamine--lipid A transferase EptA, translating into MNKQVSMNFAKVNLWHLGVTIGIFCLIVGMLRIFGWSEPEVYPQIQKDIFLAINSLWSNVPSLAHNLTQLGDASVAFALLLGFLIAPKLWEALIAGSLLSLVLSTLFKTIYAMPRPARAFENTFNIIGERLAGTNSLPSGHSITIFTILSVLLFAFMPSTRKWRLPFIIGITLLGVFVGLSRVGVGAHYPLDVLVGASLGCVCGVFGVLVASKTRIFAWLDSHFGLLIFATLGAVAVVMAIQNISKHNLAVFYLALICASGCLFMMLHKYFTSAQRLDLQCTTPPPPPPHPTPSQPIVFIFIISALQVAFFHFPFLGFVRTNLALDSLNAIVLFVSLVLFLFALTTLMPLLLALISFKLTKIWFAIISITNAIAVYFVSVYGVFLDKTMMGNLFNTNPAEAGEFLSLKMALYIVILGLLPACFLLFEKVARPTRKSLAKSLGLIFFVLIVLTGVNFQNLLWFDKYSKQLGALIMPWSYIGNSVRYFQGELAKNKKEIPLPDARITNDKKSVVVLVIGESARAKNFSLYGYSRNTNPLLLEVSGLRHFYAKSSTTYTSASVKNMLSYKDSTNLYEILPNYLARTGVDVMWRSTNWGEPPLHLPSENIMRYSQLAEKYIHLDDNYESTLVAGLTEDIELAKSPKVLIVIHTSTSHGPTYYKKYPPQFEVFKPVCKSVEPKGCLQSEIINAYDNTILYTDFLLHSVISQLSKLDKYDSTMIYVSDHGESLGENGVYMHGIPLAFAPKEQYEIPFFVWSSNASRIKDLNEATHFHIFHSVLTFLDVESEVLDEKMSIFTKQK; encoded by the coding sequence ATGAATAAACAAGTTAGTATGAATTTTGCCAAAGTGAATTTATGGCATTTAGGTGTCACAATAGGCATTTTTTGCCTTATTGTTGGTATGTTAAGAATCTTTGGTTGGAGTGAGCCGGAGGTATATCCACAGATTCAAAAGGATATTTTCTTAGCCATCAATTCGCTTTGGTCCAATGTCCCATCTCTCGCACACAATCTTACCCAACTCGGTGATGCAAGTGTAGCATTCGCACTCTTGCTAGGGTTCCTCATCGCACCTAAGCTTTGGGAAGCACTCATCGCAGGCTCCTTGCTTTCTCTTGTGCTTTCTACATTATTCAAGACAATCTATGCAATGCCACGTCCAGCACGTGCTTTTGAGAATACTTTTAATATCATCGGTGAGCGACTAGCAGGCACAAATAGCCTACCATCAGGGCATTCGATCACTATATTCACGATACTTTCTGTGCTGCTTTTTGCTTTTATGCCAAGCACTCGCAAATGGCGTTTGCCTTTTATCATAGGTATCACTCTTTTGGGTGTATTTGTGGGGCTTTCACGCGTGGGCGTGGGAGCACACTATCCGCTAGATGTCCTTGTGGGCGCGTCCCTTGGGTGTGTGTGCGGAGTCTTTGGTGTGCTTGTGGCTAGTAAGACGCGTATTTTTGCTTGGTTAGATTCACATTTTGGTTTGCTTATTTTCGCTACTTTGGGCGCAGTTGCTGTGGTGATGGCGATTCAAAATATCAGTAAGCATAATCTTGCGGTATTTTATCTTGCACTTATTTGTGCGTCAGGCTGCTTATTTATGATGCTACATAAATATTTTACTAGCGCTCAAAGATTGGATTTACAATGCACCACTCCACCCCCCCCCCCCCCCCACCCCACCCCGAGTCAACCTATCGTCTTTATTTTCATCATCTCCGCACTTCAAGTAGCATTTTTCCATTTTCCTTTTTTAGGATTCGTGCGGACAAATCTCGCTTTAGATTCACTAAATGCAATTGTGCTATTTGTTTCACTCGTGCTATTTTTGTTCGCACTTACTACACTTATGCCACTCTTATTAGCGCTCATCTCTTTCAAGCTCACTAAAATATGGTTCGCAATTATCTCAATCACAAATGCCATAGCGGTGTATTTCGTCTCTGTATATGGAGTGTTTTTGGATAAAACGATGATGGGCAATCTCTTTAATACAAACCCAGCAGAAGCAGGAGAATTTCTATCTTTAAAAATGGCACTATATATAGTTATACTAGGTCTTCTCCCAGCATGCTTTCTACTCTTTGAAAAGGTGGCAAGACCTACACGCAAATCACTTGCTAAGAGCTTAGGCTTGATATTTTTCGTGCTTATTGTGCTTACTGGAGTTAATTTTCAGAATCTATTGTGGTTTGATAAATACTCTAAACAACTTGGCGCACTTATTATGCCTTGGTCATATATAGGTAACTCAGTGCGGTATTTTCAAGGGGAGTTAGCAAAAAATAAAAAAGAGATTCCCCTCCCTGATGCACGCATTACAAATGACAAAAAATCTGTAGTCGTGCTGGTGATTGGTGAATCTGCACGTGCAAAAAACTTCTCATTATATGGTTACTCACGCAATACCAACCCTCTCCTTTTAGAAGTGTCAGGACTTCGACATTTTTATGCAAAATCAAGCACGACATATACGAGTGCATCTGTGAAAAATATGCTTTCATACAAGGATAGCACAAATCTGTATGAGATATTGCCAAACTATCTTGCACGCACTGGGGTAGATGTGATGTGGCGTTCGACAAATTGGGGTGAACCCCCGCTTCACCTACCTAGTGAAAATATTATGCGATATTCGCAACTTGCAGAGAAATATATTCATCTTGATGATAACTATGAGTCTACACTTGTGGCGGGACTAACCGAGGACATTGAGTTAGCAAAATCGCCTAAAGTGCTTATCGTCATTCATACAAGCACGAGCCACGGACCAACATATTATAAGAAATACCCTCCTCAGTTTGAAGTCTTTAAGCCTGTGTGTAAAAGTGTCGAACCAAAGGGATGCTTACAGAGTGAAATTATCAATGCGTATGATAATACAATCCTCTATACTGATTTTTTATTGCACTCAGTCATTAGTCAGTTAAGCAAACTTGATAAATACGACAGCACAATGATTTATGTAAGTGATCACGGCGAGAGCTTGGGTGAAAATGGTGTATATATGCACGGGATACCATTAGCATTTGCACCAAAGGAGCAATATGAAATACCATTTTTTGTGTGGAGTTCTAATGCTAGCAGGATTAAAGATTTAAATGAAGCAACACACTTTCATATCTTTCATAGTGTTTTGACATTTTTAGATGTGGAGAGCGAAGTGCTTGATGAAAAAATGAGCATATTTACTAAGCAAAAATAG
- a CDS encoding thioredoxin family protein, with product MIENIDSKRFYEVIKQGCVVVDFSAPWCPDCRAIDPMLEVLAQEFAGKITIFKVSFDTQTHLKDELNIRKIPTLIFYKDGKEVGERLIEPHSIESIRSAFNTLL from the coding sequence ATGATAGAAAATATTGATAGTAAGCGTTTTTATGAAGTGATTAAGCAAGGTTGTGTAGTAGTGGATTTTAGTGCACCTTGGTGTCCAGACTGCCGAGCTATTGACCCTATGCTTGAGGTGCTTGCCCAAGAGTTTGCAGGGAAAATAACCATATTCAAGGTAAGTTTTGATACACAAACACACCTTAAAGATGAACTCAATATTCGCAAGATTCCCACACTCATTTTTTACAAAGATGGAAAAGAGGTAGGAGAGCGCCTCATTGAGCCGCACTCTATAGAAAGTATTAGAAGTGCATTTAACACACTCTTATAA
- the mraY gene encoding phospho-N-acetylmuramoyl-pentapeptide-transferase: MLYWLYQYYGVNIFSYITFRAGVAFFVAFGLSVFFMPYFIKWAKAKKANQPISTYVAAHEGKKNTPTMGGIVFIISMICASLLCGNLFNPYVLLGLFCISCFALIGARDDYMKISAKNNAGMSAKMKFFLLFIVSLIITSILLYIGHNTNFYIPFMKYPLFDMGAFKIMDISVLALGFWVLVFLATSNAVNITDGLDGLATMPSICALFSLSAFVYVAGHAGFSSYLLYPKVVDSGELVILSVALIGALFGFLWYNCHPAQVFMGDSGSLALGAFIAFMAIVSNNEILLLLIGIIFVIEALSVILQVGSYKYRKKRIFAMAPIHHHFEVQGWAENKIIVRFWIIAILANIIALLSLKIR, translated from the coding sequence ATGCTGTATTGGCTTTATCAATATTATGGAGTTAATATTTTTTCCTATATAACCTTTCGGGCAGGAGTAGCATTTTTTGTTGCCTTTGGTTTGAGCGTGTTTTTTATGCCTTATTTTATCAAATGGGCAAAAGCTAAAAAAGCCAACCAACCAATATCAACCTATGTTGCAGCACACGAAGGTAAAAAAAATACTCCCACTATGGGTGGAATTGTTTTTATTATAAGTATGATTTGTGCCTCTTTGCTCTGTGGCAATCTTTTCAATCCTTATGTGCTACTTGGACTATTTTGTATCTCTTGCTTTGCTTTGATTGGGGCAAGAGATGACTATATGAAAATCTCTGCTAAAAATAATGCTGGTATGAGTGCAAAAATGAAATTTTTTCTCCTTTTTATTGTTTCTCTTATCATCACATCTATCCTTCTTTACATCGGACATAATACAAATTTTTACATTCCTTTTATGAAATATCCACTCTTTGATATGGGAGCTTTTAAAATAATGGATATTTCAGTGCTTGCGCTAGGATTTTGGGTGCTTGTATTTCTTGCTACAAGCAATGCTGTAAATATTACCGATGGACTTGATGGGCTTGCTACAATGCCAAGCATTTGCGCGCTTTTTTCCCTTTCTGCCTTTGTATATGTCGCTGGACACGCTGGATTCTCTAGCTACCTGTTATATCCTAAAGTTGTGGATAGCGGAGAACTAGTGATTCTTTCTGTGGCGCTTATTGGCGCACTTTTTGGATTTTTGTGGTATAACTGCCACCCTGCACAAGTATTTATGGGCGATAGTGGTAGCCTCGCGCTTGGAGCATTTATTGCCTTTATGGCTATTGTATCAAATAATGAAATTCTCTTATTGCTCATCGGCATTATCTTTGTCATTGAAGCCCTCTCTGTTATTTTGCAAGTAGGCAGCTATAAATACAGAAAAAAGCGTATCTTCGCAATGGCACCCATTCATCATCACTTTGAAGTTCAAGGTTGGGCAGAAAATAAAATCATTGTCCGATTTTGGATTATTGCAATTTTAGCAAATATCATCGCACTTTTAAGCCTTAAAATTCGTTAA
- the gpmI gene encoding 2,3-bisphosphoglycerate-independent phosphoglycerate mutase, giving the protein MKTILVITDGIGYSDKTQYNAFYHAKKPTYDYLFKNVPYGMIDTFGLSVGLPQGQMGNSEVGHMCIGSGRVLYQDLVRISRAIEYDEIKDNPALVEVTQQSAVVHLCGLLSDGGVHSHIVHLKALAQILSTQGKRVYLHLITDGRDVLPKSALNYLADIESICEDNVSIASVSGRFYAMDRDKRWDRVQKAYESIALGKNPTNLSPKEYIQSQYDEGIFDEFLTPVSFGGFQGMNDDESFVFVNFRSDRAREIVDCLGNPQFKEFKRERYVKLHIATMTEYDATFPYPILFPKQNVQNTLAEVISSHRLKQFHTAETEKYAHVTFFLNGGREEAFIGEERVLIPSPNVKTYDLQPQMNASAVGDAVIKAVEQGYDFVVVNFANGDMVGHTGNLEAAIKAVEAVDKELGRIVESAQKHHYALFITSDHGNCEEMKDEKGNMLTNHTVGQVWCFGMIEGVSKIENGGLNNIAPSVLKAMNLPIPPEMDKPLF; this is encoded by the coding sequence ATGAAAACAATTCTTGTGATTACTGATGGCATAGGATATAGTGATAAAACGCAATATAACGCCTTTTATCACGCTAAAAAGCCTACCTATGATTATTTATTCAAAAATGTGCCCTATGGTATGATTGATACTTTTGGTTTGAGCGTGGGATTACCTCAAGGACAAATGGGAAATTCTGAAGTAGGGCATATGTGCATTGGTTCCGGGCGAGTATTATATCAAGATTTGGTTAGAATCTCGCGTGCGATTGAGTATGATGAGATAAAAGATAATCCTGCTTTGGTTGAGGTTACGCAGCAGAGTGCAGTTGTGCATTTGTGTGGATTACTAAGTGATGGCGGGGTGCATTCTCATATTGTGCATTTAAAGGCGCTTGCACAGATTCTAAGTACTCAAGGTAAAAGGGTGTATTTACATCTTATTACTGATGGACGCGATGTTTTGCCTAAAAGTGCGCTTAATTATCTTGCAGATATAGAGTCTATTTGCGAAGATAATGTAAGTATAGCAAGTGTATCTGGGCGTTTTTATGCGATGGATAGAGATAAAAGATGGGATAGAGTGCAAAAGGCATATGAAAGTATAGCACTTGGCAAAAATCCTACAAATCTTTCTCCTAAAGAGTATATTCAATCTCAATATGATGAAGGAATTTTTGATGAATTTCTTACTCCTGTGAGTTTTGGAGGGTTTCAAGGGATGAATGATGATGAAAGCTTTGTGTTTGTGAATTTTCGATCTGATAGGGCACGTGAAATTGTTGATTGCTTAGGGAATCCACAATTTAAAGAGTTTAAGCGGGAGCGATATGTAAAGCTTCATATTGCTACAATGACAGAATATGACGCAACATTCCCCTACCCTATTCTTTTTCCCAAGCAAAATGTGCAAAATACTCTCGCCGAAGTAATTTCTTCACATCGTTTAAAGCAGTTTCATACCGCTGAAACTGAAAAATATGCTCACGTTACATTTTTCCTTAATGGAGGGCGCGAGGAAGCTTTTATAGGAGAGGAACGAGTGCTTATCCCTTCCCCTAATGTCAAAACTTATGATTTACAGCCTCAAATGAATGCTTCTGCAGTGGGTGATGCAGTAATAAAAGCTGTAGAGCAAGGATATGATTTTGTGGTGGTAAATTTTGCAAATGGTGATATGGTCGGGCATACAGGGAATCTTGAAGCAGCAATTAAAGCAGTAGAAGCGGTGGATAAGGAATTAGGTAGGATTGTAGAATCTGCTCAAAAACACCATTATGCTCTTTTTATCACGAGTGATCACGGAAATTGCGAAGAAATGAAAGATGAAAAAGGTAATATGCTCACAAATCATACCGTTGGACAAGTATGGTGTTTTGGTATGATTGAGGGAGTGAGTAAAATTGAGAATGGAGGATTGAATAACATCGCTCCAAGTGTCCTTAAGGCAATGAATCTGCCTATTCCACCTGAAATGGATAAGCCATTATTTTAA
- a CDS encoding MarR family winged helix-turn-helix transcriptional regulator, whose amino-acid sequence MKMQKRDSKTPLKQDVSNESCDIYENIGFLATQLREKLSTEFDRRIAPLGIIHHKQAGILWVCSQNPHSQISLCNFASSDKNYVRMYIDDLEFKGLVERKQNPANRRENLITLTPSGKEYAKKTYQIMKEVHNDLLLEHLSKEEMQELRKILYKAVIGLENKSKS is encoded by the coding sequence ATGAAAATGCAAAAACGAGATTCCAAAACCCCTTTAAAGCAAGATGTAAGCAATGAATCTTGTGATATTTACGAAAATATTGGTTTTCTTGCTACACAACTTAGAGAAAAACTCTCTACAGAATTTGATAGGCGTATAGCTCCACTTGGTATCATACACCACAAACAAGCAGGGATTTTATGGGTATGCTCACAAAATCCACACTCCCAAATCAGTTTGTGCAATTTTGCTTCAAGTGATAAAAATTATGTGCGTATGTATATTGATGACTTAGAATTTAAAGGCTTAGTAGAGCGCAAACAAAATCCAGCAAATAGACGCGAAAATCTTATCACCCTTACACCTAGTGGCAAAGAATACGCTAAAAAAACATACCAAATAATGAAGGAGGTGCATAATGACTTACTCTTAGAGCATCTAAGTAAAGAAGAGATGCAAGAGCTTCGCAAGATATTATATAAGGCAGTCATAGGACTTGAAAACAAAAGCAAAAGCTGA
- a CDS encoding DUF2443 domain-containing protein encodes MFEKIDEIFKNIEDIRDDINILLNIAKISLIDYIMIKRGSQDMPEHLTFTMLAQIDEQIEKLKAQIDALNKLKRELLIF; translated from the coding sequence ATGTTTGAAAAAATAGATGAAATTTTTAAAAATATAGAGGACATTCGTGATGATATTAATATCTTGCTCAATATTGCCAAAATTTCACTTATTGATTATATTATGATTAAACGTGGTTCGCAGGATATGCCAGAACATCTTACTTTTACTATGCTTGCGCAAATTGACGAGCAAATTGAAAAACTCAAAGCCCAAATTGATGCACTCAATAAACTTAAACGCGAACTTCTCATATTTTAA
- a CDS encoding NAD(P)-dependent alcohol dehydrogenase has translation MLLKENLTQAQSGQRITAKGYAVAHKSDTFKPFSFSRHALGETDILIEILYAGICHSDIHSAREEWHKGIFPMVPGHEIAGKVVAVGSKVSKFKVGDYAGVGCMVNSCGECEACKRSQEQFCENGKCVFTYDCHDCFHDNEPTYGGYSNNIVVSEKFAVNVPQDAPLEKVAPLLCAGITTYSPIKFSNVKAGDKVAVAGFGGLGVMALKYAIKMGAEVSVFARNKNKEKEALDLGAKALYTDTKGVSERFDFIISTIPTAYDVNAYAELLKFGGEMAIVGLPPADEKLSIDLTRLVFAAGKKVYGSLIGGIKETQEMLDFSLKHRIYPETEVISVEQINEAYENLTSGKAKFRYVIDMSSLKE, from the coding sequence ATGCTATTAAAAGAGAATTTGACACAAGCACAAAGTGGGCAGAGAATCACTGCCAAAGGCTACGCAGTCGCACATAAAAGTGATACTTTTAAGCCCTTTAGTTTTTCGCGCCACGCTTTGGGAGAAACTGACATTTTGATTGAGATTCTATATGCTGGAATCTGCCATAGCGATATTCATAGCGCGCGTGAGGAATGGCATAAGGGAATTTTTCCAATGGTGCCCGGACACGAGATTGCGGGTAAAGTCGTGGCAGTAGGAAGCAAGGTAAGCAAATTTAAAGTTGGCGATTACGCAGGGGTAGGCTGTATGGTCAATTCTTGCGGTGAGTGTGAGGCGTGCAAAAGAAGCCAAGAGCAGTTTTGTGAAAATGGCAAATGCGTCTTTACTTATGATTGCCACGATTGCTTCCACGATAACGAGCCAACTTATGGCGGGTATTCAAATAATATTGTAGTGAGTGAAAAATTTGCGGTCAATGTCCCACAAGATGCGCCGTTAGAAAAAGTTGCTCCCTTGCTTTGCGCAGGAATCACCACCTATTCGCCGATTAAATTTAGCAATGTCAAGGCAGGCGATAAAGTCGCGGTAGCTGGATTTGGTGGGCTTGGTGTAATGGCACTCAAATACGCAATCAAAATGGGTGCGGAAGTGAGCGTGTTTGCGCGTAATAAAAATAAAGAAAAAGAGGCATTAGATCTTGGTGCAAAGGCACTTTATACTGATACAAAGGGTGTGAGCGAACGATTTGATTTTATCATTTCTACGATTCCAACCGCGTATGATGTGAATGCCTATGCGGAGTTGTTGAAATTTGGCGGAGAAATGGCGATTGTCGGCTTACCACCTGCAGATGAGAAGCTTAGCATTGATTTAACGAGACTTGTGTTTGCGGCGGGCAAAAAAGTCTATGGCTCACTCATTGGCGGAATAAAAGAGACACAAGAAATGCTTGATTTTTCGCTCAAACATAGAATCTATCCCGAGACAGAGGTTATTTCTGTGGAGCAAATCAATGAGGCGTATGAGAATCTTACAAGCGGCAAGGCGAAATTCCGCTATGTGATTGATATGAGCAGCCTCAAAGAATAA
- a CDS encoding YeiH family protein → MAYRFQGFLYGILFLAFFSLLSLFISATLTPFLSPLIIGILLGAALSPFYPKLNQHYDIQAGITFGAKKLLRLGIILYGSYITLGEIATLGLNGFLISLFIVAGVFIAAIFIGKMLKLDNEISLLVGIGSAVCGAAAILALESTLKTHPSKSSVALGFIVIFGLIGMILLPAIYYANILPLNDYQWGIFIGASLHEVANVVGAAAISPESQNVAIIVKMTRVVLLVPLLLIISYIIFKLNQKRVQNDTNIPNGDTHAKQNALYIPYFAFGFLGVIVLNSFIDFPPVVVESTQFASKICLVFAMVALGLQIDWQKFISFGAKTFALALILFIILMFGTYGLVYIMF, encoded by the coding sequence ATGGCTTATCGCTTTCAAGGTTTTCTCTATGGCATATTATTTCTTGCTTTTTTTAGTTTGCTCTCACTCTTTATTTCTGCCACGCTTACACCATTTCTCTCTCCACTCATTATTGGTATTTTGCTCGGGGCTGCACTCTCTCCGTTTTATCCCAAACTCAATCAACATTATGATATACAAGCAGGGATTACTTTTGGTGCGAAAAAGCTCTTGCGTCTTGGCATTATTCTCTATGGTTCATATATCACACTCGGCGAAATTGCTACACTTGGGCTTAATGGATTCCTTATTTCTTTATTTATTGTTGCTGGAGTATTTATTGCAGCAATTTTTATCGGTAAAATGCTCAAACTTGATAATGAAATCAGCTTACTTGTAGGCATTGGAAGTGCAGTATGTGGTGCTGCAGCAATCCTAGCTTTAGAATCCACCCTCAAAACTCACCCGAGTAAAAGCTCTGTGGCTCTTGGTTTTATTGTCATTTTTGGACTTATTGGTATGATACTCTTACCTGCAATATATTATGCCAATATACTCCCCTTAAATGACTATCAGTGGGGTATTTTCATCGGTGCAAGCTTGCACGAAGTAGCAAATGTCGTAGGTGCTGCGGCAATCTCACCAGAATCTCAAAATGTAGCTATTATCGTTAAAATGACGCGTGTCGTGCTACTTGTGCCACTTTTGCTTATTATCTCCTATATTATTTTTAAGCTCAATCAAAAACGTGTTCAAAATGATACAAATATTCCAAATGGCGACACACACGCAAAACAAAATGCACTTTATATTCCTTATTTTGCTTTTGGATTTTTAGGCGTAATTGTGCTTAATTCTTTTATTGATTTTCCACCAGTGGTGGTAGAATCCACACAATTTGCTTCTAAAATTTGCCTTGTTTTTGCAATGGTAGCGCTAGGTTTGCAAATTGATTGGCAAAAATTTATCTCTTTTGGAGCAAAGACATTTGCCCTTGCATTAATTTTATTTATTATCCTTATGTTTGGCACTTATGGGTTAGTTTATATTATGTTTTAG
- a CDS encoding YceI family protein translates to MLHTKARHKGFGQRGTLEKIFHSLICALLLMTTQAYSATHQGNLSLSEDSHIGFKATKFGFVSIDGVFKDFSGNLKLDTTNNIINLSGEVKIASVFTDNKKRDAHLLESDFLDVKAYPTSRFMMTKYERLEEQKDDKHIKGKVYGELNLHGVTLPLVLDSMLNINTLELTLKGEINIKDFGIEGSKMNSDRIELHIKTFWK, encoded by the coding sequence ATGTTACACACAAAAGCACGACACAAAGGATTTGGACAAAGAGGCACTTTAGAGAAAATATTTCATAGCCTCATATGCGCTCTATTGCTTATGACAACACAAGCTTATAGCGCAACCCATCAAGGCAATCTTTCATTAAGCGAAGATTCTCATATTGGTTTTAAAGCAACAAAATTTGGTTTCGTATCAATTGATGGGGTTTTTAAAGACTTTAGTGGCAATTTAAAACTTGATACTACAAATAATATCATTAATCTAAGTGGTGAGGTCAAAATAGCCTCTGTTTTTACTGATAATAAAAAACGAGACGCGCATCTATTAGAATCTGATTTCTTAGATGTCAAGGCTTATCCAACAAGTCGCTTTATGATGACAAAATATGAAAGACTTGAAGAACAAAAAGATGATAAGCATATCAAGGGTAAAGTGTATGGAGAGCTAAATTTGCACGGCGTAACTTTGCCACTTGTGCTTGATTCTATGCTTAATATAAACACACTTGAACTCACACTAAAAGGAGAGATTAATATTAAAGACTTTGGTATTGAGGGCTCAAAAATGAATAGTGATAGAATAGAGCTACATATCAAAACTTTTTGGAAATAA